One part of the Treponema sp. OMZ 787 genome encodes these proteins:
- a CDS encoding type Z 30S ribosomal protein S14, protein MATVAKINQANRKAKYPTRQYNRCKVCGRPRGYLRKFKMCRVCFRKLASEGQIPGVTKSSW, encoded by the coding sequence ATGGCTACAGTTGCAAAAATTAATCAAGCTAACAGAAAAGCGAAGTATCCGACACGACAGTATAACAGATGCAAGGTTTGCGGACGACCCAGAGGTTATTTGCGAAAATTCAAGATGTGCCGTGTTTGTTTTAGAAAATTAGCAAGCGAAGGGCAAATCCCCGGCGTTACAAAGTCAAGTTGGTAG
- the rplP gene encoding 50S ribosomal protein L16, which yields MAFSPKRVKHRKVQRGRIKGEATRCNNIDFGEYALVSLEPFLLTNRQIEAARVALNRKIKRGGKLWIRVFPDKPYSKKPAEVRMGGGKGAPEYWVAVVKPGTIIFELAGVDKNLAEQAMTLAGSKLPFKTRFAEQIQAD from the coding sequence ATGGCATTCAGTCCTAAACGTGTAAAACATAGAAAGGTTCAGCGCGGTAGAATCAAGGGCGAAGCTACACGATGCAACAACATCGATTTCGGCGAATACGCCTTAGTTTCTCTTGAGCCTTTTTTGCTTACAAACAGACAAATTGAAGCTGCCCGTGTTGCTTTAAATCGAAAGATTAAGCGAGGCGGAAAATTGTGGATTCGAGTTTTTCCGGATAAACCCTATTCAAAGAAACCCGCTGAAGTTCGAATGGGCGGCGGAAAAGGTGCACCTGAGTACTGGGTAGCGGTTGTAAAACCCGGAACTATTATTTTTGAATTAGCCGGCGTTGATAAGAATTTGGCCGAACAGGCTATGACCTTGGCAGGAAGCAAACTTCCCTTTAAAACAAGGTTTGCCGAGCAGATTCAGGCCGACTAA
- the rplN gene encoding 50S ribosomal protein L14 — translation MIQVETRLNVADNSGAKLVECIKVIGGSKRRYAGIGDIIVVAVKEALPTSVIKKGAVQKAVIVRVSKEYRRPDGTYIRFDDNACVIIDDNKNPKGKRIFGPVARELRDHDYMKIISLAPEVL, via the coding sequence ATGATACAGGTTGAAACAAGATTAAACGTTGCCGATAACTCAGGCGCTAAACTCGTCGAATGTATTAAGGTTATCGGCGGATCAAAACGCAGATACGCAGGTATTGGGGATATAATTGTTGTGGCAGTTAAAGAAGCCTTGCCCACATCGGTTATTAAAAAGGGTGCGGTACAAAAAGCCGTTATTGTGCGTGTTTCAAAAGAATACCGCCGTCCCGACGGAACTTATATCAGATTTGATGATAACGCTTGCGTAATCATTGATGATAATAAAAACCCCAAGGGAAAACGTATTTTCGGCCCTGTAGCGAGAGAGCTTCGTGATCATGATTACATGAAGATAATTTCTCTTGCTCCGGAAGTTCTTTAA
- the rpmC gene encoding 50S ribosomal protein L29 translates to MKKKSKYREMSYKELVSKRNDLKQKYMDLRFQAVVGHLDNPLEKRIMRREIAMLNTFIRQKELAGEGAN, encoded by the coding sequence ATGAAAAAGAAGTCAAAGTACAGAGAAATGTCGTATAAGGAACTTGTTTCAAAACGCAATGATCTAAAGCAAAAATACATGGATTTGAGATTTCAAGCTGTGGTAGGCCATTTGGACAACCCGCTTGAAAAGAGAATTATGCGTCGTGAAATAGCGATGTTAAACACCTTTATCCGCCAAAAAGAATTGGCAGGCGAAGGTGCAAATTAG
- the rpsH gene encoding 30S ribosomal protein S8, which yields MSVSDPIADMLTKIRNAASAGHESVDVPSSKMKWEIISILKSEGYIKNFKKMTQEGASSIRVFLKYDDKESSVIHGIERVSTPGRRVYLGYKSLPRVFNGYGTLIVSTSKGIITGKAAGENQVGGELICKVW from the coding sequence ATGAGTGTTTCAGATCCAATAGCAGACATGCTCACTAAAATTAGAAATGCTGCTTCCGCCGGTCACGAATCGGTTGATGTTCCTTCTTCAAAAATGAAATGGGAAATTATCAGTATTCTTAAATCGGAAGGGTATATTAAAAACTTTAAAAAGATGACCCAGGAAGGGGCCAGCAGTATCCGTGTGTTCTTAAAATACGATGATAAAGAATCTTCGGTTATTCACGGAATTGAAAGAGTTTCAACACCCGGCCGCCGAGTATATTTAGGTTATAAGAGCTTACCGAGAGTTTTTAACGGGTACGGTACTCTTATTGTATCGACTTCAAAAGGTATCATTACCGGAAAAGCCGCTGGCGAAAACCAAGTAGGCGGCGAGCTTATTTGCAAGGTTTGGTAG
- the rpsQ gene encoding 30S ribosomal protein S17, whose product METTENMKKIGKREFVGIVTSDKMEKTIVVEVRTKKLHKLYKKYVSSSKKYKAHDEENTAHIGDTVRIVEHKPISKDKAWMLTEVIERAK is encoded by the coding sequence GTGGAAACAACAGAAAACATGAAAAAAATCGGGAAGCGCGAGTTTGTCGGAATAGTAACAAGCGACAAGATGGAAAAAACCATCGTTGTTGAGGTCCGAACCAAAAAGCTTCATAAGCTTTACAAAAAATATGTATCGAGCAGTAAAAAATACAAGGCTCACGATGAAGAGAACACAGCTCACATCGGCGATACGGTAAGAATTGTAGAGCATAAGCCTATCAGTAAGGATAAGGCTTGGATGCTTACTGAAGTTATTGAGCGGGCTAAGTAA
- the rplX gene encoding 50S ribosomal protein L24 produces the protein MAGKMKIHRNDSVEIIAGKERGKRGEVVKVLQEDNKVIVGGLNMIKKAMRKRSQQDQGGIVEIEAPISASNVMIICKKCGKTRIAYEIKDGKKIRVCRKCGETL, from the coding sequence ATGGCAGGAAAGATGAAAATTCACCGCAATGATAGTGTTGAAATCATTGCAGGTAAGGAAAGGGGCAAGCGGGGCGAAGTCGTAAAAGTTTTGCAGGAAGATAACAAGGTTATCGTCGGCGGACTTAATATGATAAAAAAAGCCATGCGCAAAAGAAGCCAGCAGGATCAGGGCGGAATTGTAGAAATTGAAGCTCCGATATCTGCATCCAATGTTATGATTATATGCAAAAAATGCGGCAAAACCCGAATTGCATACGAAATAAAGGACGGCAAAAAAATAAGAGTTTGCCGTAAGTGTGGAGAAACGTTATAA
- the rplV gene encoding 50S ribosomal protein L22: protein MKMTERTGYRATTKFLIASPTKVRPVANVVKNKPYPEAMAILENMPQKGAVLISQTMKSAASNALYKNKQLDEDMLFVKEIMIDEGPRLKRIWCRGKGRADMLLKRMCHITVVVDERAGE from the coding sequence ATGAAGATGACTGAAAGAACAGGATATCGAGCAACAACTAAATTTCTTATTGCATCACCTACCAAGGTAAGACCGGTAGCTAATGTTGTAAAAAACAAGCCCTATCCGGAAGCAATGGCTATTTTAGAAAATATGCCTCAAAAGGGAGCCGTCTTAATTTCTCAGACAATGAAATCGGCTGCCTCAAATGCTCTTTACAAAAATAAGCAGCTTGATGAAGATATGCTCTTTGTTAAGGAAATTATGATTGACGAAGGGCCTAGGCTAAAAAGAATTTGGTGTCGCGGCAAGGGCCGTGCAGACATGCTCTTAAAGCGCATGTGTCATATCACAGTTGTCGTTGACGAGAGAGCAGGAGAGTAG
- the rpsS gene encoding 30S ribosomal protein S19, with amino-acid sequence MSRSVKKGPFIAKSLFKNVNEMNRSGKKKPIKTYSRCSTIIPEMVGNTISVHNGKTWIPVYITENLVGHKLGEFAPTRTFRKHANSDKKVGR; translated from the coding sequence GTGTCAAGATCAGTTAAAAAGGGACCTTTTATTGCAAAGAGTCTTTTTAAGAACGTAAACGAGATGAACAGATCGGGCAAAAAGAAGCCGATTAAGACTTATTCCCGCTGTTCTACAATTATACCTGAAATGGTCGGTAACACTATTTCGGTTCATAACGGCAAGACGTGGATTCCGGTTTATATCACCGAGAATCTTGTTGGACATAAACTTGGAGAGTTTGCTCCTACGCGCACATTCCGCAAACATGCAAACTCTGACAAGAAGGTTGGAAGATAG
- the rplF gene encoding 50S ribosomal protein L6, producing MSRVGKMPVAIPAGVKVNVANGTFTVEGPKGKLSQSYHTEAVDFKVEADHVLVTRKNDSLQTRAYHGLYRSLLNNMVTGVSTGFTKTLVINGVGYRAEVQGKLLVMALGYSNDFSVIIPEGIEVKVDQLKVIISGSSKEAVGQFASQVRKLRGPEPYKGKGIRYEDEIIKRKVGKSGVK from the coding sequence ATGTCAAGAGTTGGAAAAATGCCTGTTGCTATTCCTGCAGGTGTAAAAGTGAATGTTGCAAACGGTACTTTTACCGTTGAAGGACCTAAGGGAAAACTTTCGCAAAGCTATCATACCGAAGCTGTTGACTTTAAGGTCGAGGCTGATCATGTTCTTGTAACCAGGAAAAATGATTCCCTTCAGACAAGGGCTTATCACGGTTTATATCGAAGCCTTCTTAACAACATGGTAACAGGTGTAAGTACAGGCTTTACAAAAACATTGGTAATCAATGGTGTAGGTTATAGAGCTGAAGTTCAAGGCAAGCTCCTTGTAATGGCCCTAGGTTATTCAAACGATTTTTCGGTCATTATTCCTGAAGGAATTGAGGTAAAGGTTGACCAGTTAAAGGTTATCATTTCCGGATCTTCAAAAGAAGCGGTTGGACAATTTGCTTCTCAGGTACGAAAGTTGAGAGGCCCTGAACCCTATAAGGGCAAGGGAATTCGTTACGAAGACGAAATCATCAAGCGAAAAGTCGGTAAGTCCGGTGTAAAGTAA
- the rpsC gene encoding 30S ribosomal protein S3, translating into MGQKVNPTGLRLGINKTWSSRWYAGPRNYADLLLEDLKIRAMIQEIPECKNADIAEVEIIRHPQRITIMIHTARPGVIIGVKGANIENIGAVIQKKLGKKVQIKIKEVKRAELRASLVAQNVARQLAGRASFRKVLKQACFNTMRSGAQGIKVRISGRLGGAEMSRTEEMKEGRVPLHTLRADIDYGFAEADTTYGKIGVKVWLYSGMMFGGEQKEDAGALLKKQRRPRSEKTAQAGRQ; encoded by the coding sequence ATGGGACAGAAAGTAAACCCTACAGGATTAAGACTTGGTATAAACAAAACTTGGTCGTCTCGCTGGTATGCAGGCCCCCGAAATTATGCCGACTTGCTGCTTGAGGATTTAAAAATTCGAGCTATGATTCAGGAAATCCCTGAATGCAAAAATGCCGACATTGCCGAAGTTGAAATCATCCGTCATCCCCAGAGGATCACGATTATGATTCATACTGCTAGGCCCGGCGTTATAATCGGTGTAAAAGGTGCCAATATCGAAAATATCGGAGCTGTTATACAGAAAAAGCTCGGCAAAAAAGTGCAAATTAAGATTAAGGAAGTAAAGAGAGCCGAATTGAGGGCTTCTTTAGTTGCTCAAAATGTTGCACGCCAGCTTGCCGGAAGAGCTTCTTTCCGAAAGGTATTAAAGCAGGCTTGTTTTAATACAATGAGGTCCGGTGCCCAAGGTATAAAGGTTAGAATTTCAGGACGCTTAGGCGGTGCTGAAATGTCGCGAACCGAAGAAATGAAAGAAGGACGAGTTCCTCTTCACACACTTCGGGCAGATATAGACTACGGTTTTGCTGAAGCCGACACAACCTATGGAAAAATAGGTGTTAAGGTATGGCTTTACAGCGGAATGATGTTTGGCGGAGAACAAAAAGAAGATGCAGGCGCCTTGCTTAAAAAGCAAAGAAGACCCCGATCTGAAAAAACCGCTCAAGCAGGGAGGCAATAA
- the rplR gene encoding 50S ribosomal protein L18, which yields MDKKRNDKDRKRFKRKMHIRKSIFGTAERPRMTVFRSNKRISVQVIDDVEGKTLAAVSTMEEDLRSLKVNVESGAKVGEEIGKRLKEKNIDTVVFDRNGYLYHGVVKAVADGARKTGIKF from the coding sequence ATGGACAAAAAACGTAATGATAAAGATAGAAAAAGATTTAAGCGAAAGATGCACATTCGAAAGTCTATTTTCGGTACTGCAGAACGCCCGCGCATGACCGTTTTCCGAAGCAATAAACGCATTTCGGTTCAGGTTATTGACGATGTAGAGGGCAAGACATTGGCTGCCGTTTCTACAATGGAAGAAGATCTTCGATCGCTTAAGGTTAATGTTGAATCTGGGGCAAAGGTCGGTGAAGAAATCGGCAAGCGCCTCAAGGAAAAAAATATTGACACTGTTGTTTTTGACAGGAACGGATATCTTTACCACGGTGTTGTAAAGGCCGTTGCCGATGGTGCAAGAAAAACAGGAATTAAGTTTTAG
- the rpsE gene encoding 30S ribosomal protein S5, producing the protein MSHQKESKRDNQHTDKEYVEKLVKLNRTAKVVKGGRRFSFSALTVVGDQKGRVGYGFGKANDVSDAIRKSIEKAKANMVTFPLKNGTIPHEVQGKFKGSEVLLRPACSGTGIIAGGTIRAIMEAAGATDLLSKSLGSSSAVNVVKATFDAASLLMDGKKIAKNRGKTLLDVWG; encoded by the coding sequence ATGAGTCATCAAAAAGAATCAAAACGGGATAACCAGCATACCGATAAAGAATATGTTGAAAAGCTTGTTAAATTGAACCGAACAGCCAAGGTTGTAAAGGGCGGACGCAGGTTCTCCTTTTCTGCACTTACTGTTGTCGGCGATCAAAAAGGACGAGTCGGATACGGTTTCGGTAAGGCAAATGATGTAAGCGATGCTATCCGAAAGAGTATCGAAAAGGCAAAGGCCAATATGGTAACCTTTCCGCTTAAAAACGGCACAATTCCTCATGAGGTTCAAGGAAAGTTCAAGGGCTCCGAGGTCCTTTTACGCCCTGCTTGTTCCGGTACGGGAATTATCGCAGGCGGTACAATCCGTGCTATTATGGAAGCTGCCGGTGCTACCGACTTGCTTTCTAAGTCTTTGGGATCAAGCTCCGCTGTAAACGTAGTTAAGGCAACATTTGATGCTGCAAGTCTTTTGATGGACGGCAAAAAAATTGCTAAAAACCGCGGAAAAACCCTTTTGGATGTATGGGGGTAA
- the rplE gene encoding 50S ribosomal protein L5 encodes MSNYVPRLKKVYTEQIMPELQKEFNYSSVMQIPRLKKVVVSMGVGVALTNRKLLDAAVTDLEIITGQKAVKTKARKSIANFKLREGNEIGAMVTLRGARMYEFLDRFINVALPRVKDFRGVNPNGFDGRGNYSVGITEQIIFPEIDFDKIERISGLNVNVVTSAETDQEARSLLAKFGMPFRK; translated from the coding sequence ATGAGTAATTACGTACCTCGGCTTAAGAAAGTCTATACAGAACAAATCATGCCCGAGCTTCAGAAGGAATTTAACTACAGTTCTGTTATGCAAATTCCTCGGCTTAAAAAAGTCGTAGTAAGCATGGGTGTTGGTGTAGCTCTCACGAATAGGAAACTACTTGATGCTGCAGTAACTGACCTTGAGATAATCACCGGTCAAAAAGCTGTGAAAACAAAGGCAAGAAAGAGTATAGCAAACTTTAAACTTCGTGAGGGAAATGAGATTGGGGCAATGGTAACACTACGCGGTGCCAGAATGTATGAATTCTTAGACCGCTTTATCAATGTTGCTTTGCCGCGTGTTAAGGATTTCCGCGGAGTTAACCCGAACGGTTTTGACGGTCGCGGAAACTATTCAGTGGGTATTACCGAGCAGATCATCTTCCCCGAAATCGACTTCGATAAGATCGAACGCATTTCAGGATTGAATGTGAACGTAGTAACTTCTGCCGAGACTGATCAAGAGGCAAGATCGCTTCTTGCAAAGTTTGGTATGCCCTTTAGGAAGTAA